Proteins from one Leptospira wolffii serovar Khorat str. Khorat-H2 genomic window:
- a CDS encoding segregation and condensation protein A, whose protein sequence is MERENGGQPFVVQWNNSEGGITEGPLSLLWSLIESYKVDIFEVSLSRITEDFLNFIKFSESIHIDVGAEYALMAANLVYLKSKALLPDPGFEEEDYDPPLPPELVEKLLEHKKYQLSAQRLSEIDKLQGGIFHRETNQVIDEADSWLDLSLLDLISAFNEILEKREDETEIPALLTTPHRYSVEEKMGSISELLAERSDISFEELFSEVNPEKAEIVAVFLAMLELCKQRIVSIRQHKIFGEIRIFLVGEPWNATKPA, encoded by the coding sequence ATGGAGAGGGAAAATGGCGGGCAACCCTTTGTTGTTCAATGGAACAACTCGGAAGGCGGTATTACCGAAGGACCGCTCAGCCTTCTTTGGTCTCTGATAGAAAGTTACAAGGTAGATATTTTCGAAGTTTCCCTTTCTAGAATCACCGAGGATTTTCTAAACTTCATTAAATTTTCTGAAAGTATTCATATAGATGTCGGAGCGGAATACGCTCTGATGGCAGCCAATTTGGTATATCTCAAATCAAAGGCCCTGCTTCCCGACCCAGGCTTCGAAGAGGAGGATTACGATCCGCCTCTTCCCCCGGAACTCGTGGAAAAATTATTGGAGCACAAAAAATACCAGCTCTCGGCCCAAAGGCTTTCCGAGATCGATAAGCTTCAAGGCGGAATTTTCCATCGGGAAACCAACCAAGTCATAGACGAGGCGGATTCCTGGCTGGACTTGAGTCTTTTGGACCTGATTTCGGCCTTTAACGAGATCTTGGAAAAACGGGAAGACGAGACCGAGATTCCCGCTTTACTTACCACGCCCCACAGGTATTCTGTCGAGGAAAAGATGGGGTCCATCTCCGAACTCCTCGCCGAACGTTCGGATATCTCTTTCGAAGAATTGTTTTCAGAGGTCAACCCCGAGAAAGCAGAGATTGTAGCCGTCTTTCTTGCCATGTTGGAATTGTGCAAACAAAGGATCGTTTCGATCCGCCAACATAAGATTTTCGGCGAAATCCGTATATTCTTGGTGGGAGAACCGTGGAACGCGACAAAGCCGGCTTAA
- a CDS encoding response regulator, with protein MARILVVDDAKFMRTMVKDALVAGGHEIVGEAENGNIAVDQYKAIKPDLVTMDITMREKDGIEAAQEIFKLDPKARIIMVTALGQEELLAKAIKMGVKDFVVKPFSPERLQQAAEKALNS; from the coding sequence ATGGCCAGAATTCTCGTAGTAGACGACGCAAAATTCATGAGGACAATGGTGAAGGATGCACTCGTCGCCGGGGGGCATGAAATCGTAGGTGAGGCGGAAAACGGAAACATTGCCGTGGATCAGTATAAGGCAATTAAGCCGGATCTGGTCACCATGGATATCACCATGAGAGAAAAGGACGGAATCGAAGCCGCCCAGGAAATTTTCAAATTGGATCCCAAGGCGAGAATCATCATGGTGACCGCTCTAGGCCAGGAAGAACTTCTCGCGAAAGCGATCAAGATGGGAGTGAAGGATTTCGTTGTAAAACCCTTCTCTCCGGAGCGACTACAGCAAGCCGCAGAAAAAGCGTTGAATTCATAA
- a CDS encoding protein-glutamate methylesterase/protein-glutamine glutaminase, with product MNGNHPIRVVIVDDSLLVRNIISDQIQRDERIQVIATGKTGVDCIELATKLRPDIVVLDVEMPVMDGLSALQELQKRKLGIPVMMLSVLTQHGAEATFKALEFGAIDFVPKPSSSNQFNPEEIGTVLRNRILSYFESVRHITPAVDPRKVVEAIKNKIFKDEKKAVEAICIGTSTGGPKALQTVFSAFPENFRLPIFVVQHMPVGFTKAFASRLNDHAQIKVKEAEDGEEALPGTGYVAPGDAHLKIESKAGRKWIALSKESPVNGHRPSVEVLFDSAIREYGSALVGVIMTGMGKDGAASTLRMREAGATTIAQDEESSVIFGMNRQAIEMGGVQFVEPVSAITSRILSILKERGN from the coding sequence ACCAGATCCAAAGGGATGAGAGAATCCAAGTCATAGCTACCGGAAAGACAGGGGTGGATTGCATAGAACTCGCCACTAAACTTCGACCGGATATCGTGGTCTTGGATGTGGAAATGCCCGTGATGGACGGACTTTCCGCTCTCCAGGAATTGCAGAAACGTAAATTGGGTATTCCGGTAATGATGCTATCGGTTCTTACCCAACACGGTGCGGAAGCTACTTTTAAAGCCTTGGAATTCGGAGCCATCGACTTCGTTCCGAAACCTTCCAGCAGCAATCAATTCAATCCGGAAGAAATAGGTACCGTTTTACGAAACCGGATTCTTTCTTATTTCGAAAGCGTGAGGCATATCACTCCCGCGGTGGATCCGAGAAAAGTCGTAGAAGCCATTAAGAATAAGATTTTTAAAGATGAGAAAAAAGCCGTCGAAGCAATATGTATTGGAACTTCCACAGGAGGACCGAAGGCTCTTCAGACGGTTTTTTCCGCATTTCCGGAGAATTTTCGTCTTCCGATTTTCGTCGTACAACATATGCCCGTGGGTTTCACGAAAGCTTTCGCTTCTCGTTTGAACGATCACGCTCAAATCAAGGTGAAGGAAGCCGAAGACGGAGAAGAAGCTCTTCCCGGAACGGGTTACGTAGCTCCGGGTGATGCTCATTTGAAGATCGAATCTAAGGCGGGACGGAAATGGATTGCATTGAGCAAGGAATCGCCCGTAAATGGACACAGGCCCTCAGTCGAAGTTTTATTCGACAGCGCGATCCGGGAATACGGGAGCGCCTTGGTCGGTGTGATTATGACCGGCATGGGTAAGGACGGTGCGGCATCCACTCTTCGAATGAGAGAGGCGGGAGCAACAACGATCGCCCAGGACGAGGAAAGCTCGGTAATCTTCGGAATGAACCGTCAAGCCATCGAAATGGGCGGGGTTCAATTCGTAGAACCTGTAAGCGCAATAACATCAAGGATACTTTCCATTCTCAAAGAAAGGGGAAACTAA